In Candida dubliniensis CD36 chromosome 6, complete sequence, the following are encoded in one genomic region:
- a CDS encoding phenazine biosynthesis-like protein, putative (Similar to S. cerevisiae YHI9), which yields MPRFKQVDVFTKTKYLGNPVAVIYDCDNLTTKEMQKIARWTNLSETTFILTPKSFKSSSSSSLPIADYRVRIFTSNGNELSFAGHPTIGTAFALLEDGKIKPNNQGQIIQECGAGLVKISVDKKAPRSNGSGGGGGDNDDLSVLLSFELPYFKFQEIKHEVIKELQNSWNNVNIIGKPIVIEDGPKWAIFQFESIQQVLDLNVDLKQIERLSLENDWTGIGVFGKYYDNDNDNDNDNDDGEIAIELRNIAPAVGVKEDPACGSGSGAIGVYLANYIMNDNDKDKFTINISQGKSIKRDGKIKVNVERNNKNDLSIHVGGYAITCFQGIYSI from the coding sequence aTGCCAAGATTTAAACAAGTTGATGTATtcaccaaaaccaaatattTAGGTAATCCAGTTGCAGTTATTTATGATTGTGATAATTTAACTACTAAAGAAATGCAAAAAATTGCTCGATGGACAAATTTATCAGAAACAACATTTATTTTAACTCCTAAATcttttaaatcatcatcatcatcatcattaccaATTGCTGATTATAGGGTAAGAATTTTCACTTCTAATGGtaatgaattatcatttgCTGGTCATCCTACAATTGGTACTGCATTTGCTTTATTAGAAGATGGTAAAATTAAACCTAATAATCAAGGACAAATAATTCAAGAATGTGGTGCAGGATTAGTGAAAATATCGGTTGATAAGAAAGCACCACGTAGTaatggtagtggtggtggtggtggtgataatgatgatttactggttttattatcatttgaattaccatatttcaaatttcaagaaattaaacATGAAGTAATTaaagaattacaaaattcATGGAATAAtgttaatattattggtaaACCAATTGTTATTGAAGATGGACCAAAATGGGcaattttccaatttgaatcaattcaaCAAGTATTAGATTTAaatgttgatttaaaacaaattgaacGATTAAGTTTAGAAAATGATTGGACAGGAATTGGTGTATTTGGGAAATATTACGATAATGACAATGACAATGACAATgacaatgatgatggtgaGATTGCAATTGAATTGAGAAATATTGCTCCAGCAGTAGGAGTTAAAGAAGATCCTGCTTGTGGTAGTGGATCAGGAGCTATTGGAGTTTATTTAGCAAATTATATCAtgaatgataatgataaagataaGTTTACTATTAATATTTCTCAAggtaaatcaattaaaagaGATGGTAAAATTAAAGTTAATGTTGAAcgtaataataaaaatgatttatctaTTCATGTTGGTGGTTATGCCATTACTTGTTTCCAAGGTATTTATTCTATTTAA
- a CDS encoding actin-like protein, putative (Similar to S. cerevisiae ARP4;~In S. cerevisiae: nuclear actin-related protein involved in chromatin remodeling, component of chromatin-remodeling enzyme complexes), translating into MTTTVYGGDEINAIVLDPGSYTTRIGYAGDDFPKIITSSYYGQQQQQEVENETNHQRKRVFGESINVPRSNFDIKPILKESIIIDWDAAIEQYQYYFNQQLKIIESEQPILITEPIWSKTNYRQKLIETFLENFEFNGIYLAKSPTCISFQQGRSNCLVVDLGHDSVSITPVIDGICLLKNSMKTNYGGKFLSNEIQDYLNSFDNNNNNNNNNNNNNNKIIIEPSFKIKSKLPTIYPDSPKYQIKNNLPNNITKSFLEYQNEKIYHNFKEILEVPEKGYSTTNNNKDSTRLFELPTGQSIIIDRFKISESIFDPTIYKFTNSKLSLLYPPNNGELSISQVNEYRPLKRIRKNDEDGGQEEEEITENPSSYSSNKSTPNPQQITTTNNNNIRGISQLISHTLSNIDIDLRASLANNIIITGGVSLISQLTERLYYELSNNNPGLKIRLHAVGNSTERINQAWIGGSVLASLGTFHQMWVTKEEYNEVGVDRILNQRFR; encoded by the coding sequence atgacaacaacagtatATGGAGGAGATGAAATCAATGCTATAGTTCTTGATCCAGGATCATATACAACAAGAATAGGATATGCTGGTGATGATTTCCCGAAAATAATCACTTCATCATATTATggacaacaacaacaacaagaagttGAAAATGAGACCAAtcatcaaagaaaaagagttTTTGgtgaatcaattaatgtACCAAGatcaaattttgatattaaacctatattaaaagaatcaataattattgattggGATGCAGCTATTgaacaatatcaatattattttaatcaacaattaaaaattattgaatcagAACAACCAATTTTAATAACTGAACCTATATGGAgtaaaacaaattatcgtcaaaaattaattgaaacatttttagaaaattttgaatttaatggGATTTATTTAGCTAAATCACCAACTTGTATATCATTTCAACAAGGTCGATCTAATTGTTTAGTAGTTGATTTAGGTCATGATTCAGTACTGATTACTCCAGTAATTGATGGgatttgtttattaaaaaattctATGAAAACTAATTATGGAGGtaaatttttatcaaatgaaattcaagattatttaaattcatttgataataataataataataataataataataataataataataataaaattattatagaACCaagttttaaaattaaatcaaaattacCAACTATTTATCCTGATTCAccaaaatatcaaattaaaaataatttacctaataatataactaaatcatttcttgaatatcaaaatgaaaaaatttatcataattttaaagaaattttagAAGTCCCAGAAAAAGGTTATAGTAccactaataataataaagattcaacaagattatttgaattacCTACAGGTCaatctattattattgatagatttaaaatttctgaatcaatatttgatccaacaatttataaattcaCTAATTCTAAATTATCTTTACTTTATCCACCTAATAATGgagaattatcaatttctcAAGTTAATGAATATCGTCCACTTAAAAGAATTCGgaaaaatgatgaagatggtggtcaagaagaagaagaaataacaGAAAATCCTTCTTCttattcttcaaataaatCTACTCCAAATCCACAACAAATTACTActaccaataataataatattagaGGAATTTCTCAATTAATTTCTCATACTTTATCTAATATAGATATAGATTTAAGAGCATCATTAgctaataatattataattactGGTGGTGTATCATTAATTTCTCAATTAACTGAAAGACTTTATtatgaattatcaaataataatcccGGATTAAAAATTAGATTACATGCCGTTGGGAATTCAACAGAAAGAATAAATCAAGCATGGATTGGTGGTAGTGTATTAGCTTCATTAGGTACATTTCATCAAATGTGGGtaacaaaagaagaatataaTGAAGTTGGTGTAGATAgaatattaaatcaaagATTTAGATAA
- a CDS encoding mitochondrial dicarboxylate transporter, putative (Similar to S. cerevisiae DIC1;~In S. cerevisiae: mitochondrial dicarboxylate carrier, integral membrane protein, catalyzes a dicarboxylate-phosphate exchange across the inner mitochondrial membrane, transports cytoplasmic dicarboxylates into the mitochondrial matrix;~spliced gene), producing MSKPQTKIQYPFWYGGAASMAACLVTHPLDLAKVRLQTATKPGQSLLSMIYQIITKEGFFKIYSGLTASLLRQATYSTTRFGVYEFLKEQYMEMKSKTFHNDNNNNGIMEKPSTAILLPMSMISGALGGLIGNPSDVVNIRMQNDSTLPINQRRNYRNAFDGIYKICQQEGINSLFRGLTPNLIRGILMTASQVVTYDIAKSILVDQIHLDPSKKSTHFSASLIAGLVATTVCSPADVVKTRIMNSKTTSTSNGGGNAISILKNAVKHEGIGFMFRGWLPSFIRLGPHTIVTFLVLEQLRKFKLGMNQSS from the exons ATGTCAAAACCTCAAACTAAAATACAATATCC attttgGTATGGAGGAGCAGCAAGTATGGCAGCATGTTTAGTAACTCATCCATTAGATTTAGCTAAAGTTCGATTACAAACAGCAACAAAACCTGGtcaatcattattatcaatgatttatcaaattattacTAAAGAAggttttttcaaaatatattcaGGATTAACTGCTTCATTATTACGTCAAGCAACTTATTCAACTACTAGATTTGGAGTTtatgaatttttaaaagaacaatatatggaaatgaaatcaaaaacctttcacaatgataataataataatggtattATGGAAAAACCATCAACAGCAATATTATTACCCATGTCAATGATTTCTGGAGCATTAGGAGGATTAATTGGTAATCCTTCTGATGTAGTTAATATTAGAATGCAAAATGATTCAACATTACcaattaatcaaagaagaaattatcGTAATGCTTTTGATGgtatttataaaatttgtCAACAAGAAGgaataaattcattatttagAGGATTAACTCCTAATTTAATAAGAGGAATATTAATGACAGCTTCTCAAGTTGTTACTTATGATATAgctaaatcaatattagttgatcaaattcatttggatccttcaaaaaaatcaactcATTTTAGTGCTTCTTTAATTGCTGGATTAGTGGCCACAACAGTTTGTTCACCAGCTGATGTTGTTAAAACTAGAATCATGAATAGTAAAACAACTTCTACTagtaatggtggtggtaatgcAATTCtgatattaaaaaatgCTGTGAAACATGAAGGTATTGGATTTATGTTTAGAGGTTGGTTACCTTCATTTATTAGATTGGGTCCTCATACAATTGTAACATTTTTGGTATTAGAACAATTaagaaaatttaaattaggAATGAATCAATCAAGTTAA
- a CDS encoding cytochrome b-c1 complex subunit, putative (Similar to S. cerevisiae QCR7;~In S. cerevisiae: subunit 7 of the ubiquinol cytochrome-c reductase complex, which is a component of the mitochondrial inner membrane electron transport chain; oriented facing the mitochondrial matrix; N-terminus appears to play a role in complex assembly), whose product MVQSITSVVKAANFILSRPTLSKIITPLAKQFTAYAGYREMGLKFNDLLLEETPIMQTAIKRLPSELSYSRNFRILTAHQLALSHQILPPEKAVKPEEDDNYLIPYILQAEKEAFEKAELDNIEVVKA is encoded by the coding sequence ATGGTTCAATCTATCACATCTGTTGTTAAGGCAgctaattttattttatcaagaccaacattatcaaaaatcaTTACTCCACTTGCTAAACAATTCACTGCTTATGCTGGTTATAGAGAAATGGGATtaaaatttaatgatttactTCTTGAAGAAACTCCAATTATGCAAACTGCTATTAAAAGATTACCATCTGAATTAAGttattcaagaaattttaGAATTCTTACTGCTCATCAATTAGCTTTATCTCATCAAATTTTACCACCTGAAAAAGCAGTTAAAcctgaagaagatgataattatttaattcctTATATTTTACAAGCTGAAAAGGAAGCTTTTGAAAAAGCTGAATTAGATAATATTGAAGTTGTTAAAGCATAA
- a CDS encoding vacuolar protein sorting-associated protein, putative (Similar to S. cerevisiae VPS45;~In S. cerevisiae: protein of the Sec1p/Munc-18 family, essential for vacuolar protein sorting; required for the function of Pep12p and the early endosome/late Golgi SNARE Tlg2p; essential for fusion of Golgi-derived vesicles with the prevacuolar compartment) codes for MALNLSNIKKAYFDKLFLSQNDTTTVSTNNSTPSSNIKPRVLLLDKYTTPIISMCYTQSELLANNIILIELIQNYHEFSSMKHLDCIVYIKPCQESVNDLRQELHNPHYGQYKLFLNNCIHKNQLESIAEADEYEVITKVIEIFQDYQIVNDNLYLIDSNSSKQDVNPVLSESEKLISLLLALKKNPIIKYESNSIDLKRLSSELLYQINSNSNNNLFDDLNRYSDSPPLLLLLDRKNDPITPLITPWTYQSMIHEFLTIEKNIVHMKSDESSSNNKNSQIIVSDENDPFYKESMYLNYGDLTEKFQKYVEKYKSETKQSSIDNLKTTNLSELKKILTKFPEFKKFSTNVLTHLNLISEIDKQITIQDLWEVGELQQAIACGLDNQQNLKERVLLVLNNTNNNNKRVSTINKIKLILLYSYRYNTSNDVSLFLQKLNDPVFTQPLPSSGQVQLIKRFKTLFGSNSLIDQQKLQNQNQNQGLTNIFANKKIDLNNLFNRNNPSHSVSDNIYLQYTPRLNEILAGLINPQQPHQEGSLGLATLVPDKVKQQYGVNASDESVQDIIIYIKGGVTYEESRLIYELSESNKRINLIIGGDSILNSEMWLQRLYSMVMKFSDESGRQDSEDSHANRQTQLRDIL; via the coding sequence ATGGCtttgaatttatcaaatattaaaaagGCATACTTTGACAAATTATTCCTTTCTCAGAATGATACCACGACTGtatcaacaaacaattctACACCACTGTCCAATATTAAACCAAGGGTTTTGTTATTAGACAAATATACTACGCCGATTATATCCATGTGTTATACTCAATCTGAATTATTGGCAAATAACAttatattaattgaattaatacAAAATTACCATGAATTCTCTTCCATGAAACATTTAGATTGTATTGTTTATATAAAACCATGTCAAGAATCTGTCAATGATTTGCGTCAAGAATTGCATAACCCCCATTATGGAcaatataaattgtttttaaataattgtattcacaaaaatcaattagaaTCAATTGCAGAAGCTGATGAATATGAAGTTATCACCAAAGTGATAGAGATTTTCCAAGATTATCAAATagttaatgataatttatatCTTATTGATAGTAATAGTCTGAAACAAGATGTCAATCCTGTTTTACTGGAAAGTGAGAAATTGATTAGTTTACTTTTAGCGTTGAAGaaaaatccaataataaaGTATGAATCCAATtctattgatttgaaacgATTAAGTTCAGAACTTTTATATCAGATtaattccaattccaacaataatttatttgatgatttaaatcGTTATTCGGATTCACCTCCATTATTACTTTTGTTAGATCGTAAAAATGATCCTATAACTCCCTTGATTACCCCTTGGACttatcaatcaatgatCCATGAGTTTTTAACAATTGAGAAAAATATTGTCCATATGAAATCAGATGAAAGCAGTAgtaacaataaaaattcccaaattattgtttctgatgaaaatgatccATTTTATAAAGAATCAATGTATTTAAATTATGGTGATTTGACGGaaaaattccaaaaatatgtggaaaaatataaatcagAAACTAaacaatcatcaattgataatttgaaaacaacaaatttatccgaattgaagaaaatattaaCAAAATTCCCAGAATTTAAGAAATTTTCTACTAATGTGTTAActcatttgaatttaataagtgaaattgataaacaaatcaCTATACAAGATTTATGGGAAGTTGGCGAATTACAACAAGCGATTGCTTGTGGGTTAgataatcaacaaaatctaaaagaaagagttttattagttttaaacaataccaataataataacaaacgAGTATCGAccataaataaaattaaattaattttactTTATTCTTATAGATATAACACTTCTAATGATGTATCATTGtttttacaaaaattgaatgatcCTGTTTTCACTCAACCATTACCTTCTTCAGGTCAagttcaattaataaaacgattcaaaacattatttggttctaattctttaattgatcaacaaaaacttcaaaatcaaaatcaaaatcaaggATTGACAAATATTTTCGCCAATAAGAAAATTGATCTCaataatttgttcaatAGAAACAACCCATCACATTCAGTATCGGATAACATTTATTTACAATATACACCTCGATTGAATGAGATTTTGGCGGGGTTAATTAACCCACAACAACCGCATCAAGAAGGTTCTTTAGGATTGGCAACTTTGGTCCCCGATAAAgtgaaacaacaatatgGAGTAAATGCTAGTGATGAATCAGTCcaagatattattatttatatcaaaGGTGGAGTAACTTATGAAGAAAGTCGTTTGATTTATGAATTATCCGAAAGTAACAAACGGATAAACTTAATTATCGGAGGAGATAGTATATTGAATAGTGAAATGTGGTTACAAAGATTGTATTCTATGGTGATGAAATTTAGTGACGAATCTGGTCGTCAAGATAGTGAAGATTCTCATGCAAATAGACAAACTCAACTACGTGATATCTTATAG
- a CDS encoding RNA-binding protein, putative (Similar to S. cerevisiae HEK2;~In S. cerevisiae: RNA binding protein with similarity to hnRNP-K that localizes to the cytoplasm and to subtelomeric DNA; required for the proper localization of ASH1 mRNA; involved in the regulation of telomere position effect and telomere length): MTESLFDTNFTSENEPKPEQQQQQQQQQHEHEQQQSSSSSVGATATAAETAAGTTSTSTSTIDQSSTLPSLQDKSNIDALINYRVLVSAKEAGCLIGTNGQVIDSIRNETSTKAGISRLIPGSHERILTVSGKLDDCAKALSYFAQALINGNIENYNYFPLKQLSSTPNTNDTTILRLLIPNSQMGTLIGFKGIRIQQLQNNYNISMIASKSFLPGSNERLVELQGTVDDLYDSLRIISRCLIEDFSSIVGTTYYVPRGNTYSHSHNHNHNHNNNSTGVGAGSGVGGGSGAGKTIDTISFPNDIVGALIGKRGSRIDGVRKVSGAMIAISEIIEGENERIFTITGSSHSVEKAKQMIYQNFKREEERRRNEELSKKE; encoded by the coding sequence ATGACtgaatcattatttgatacCAATTTCACTTCAGAAAATGAACCTAAACctgaacaacaacaacaacaacaacaacaacaacatgaacatgaacaacaacaatcatcatcatcatcagtaGGAGCAACTGCAACAGCAGCTGAAACTGCAGCTGGAActacatcaacatcaacatctaCTATTGATCAATCTTCAACATTACCTTCATTACAAGATAAATCCAATATTGATGctttaatcaattatcGAGTATTAGTATCTGCTAAAGAAGCAGGATGTCTTATTGGTACTAATGGACAAGtgattgattcaattaGAAATGAAACTTCCACTAAAGCTGGGATTTCTCGATTAATTCCTGGTAGTCATGAAAGAATTTTAACTGTACTGGGTAAATTAGATGATTGTGCTAAAGCATTAAGTTATTTTGCTCAAGCATTAATTAATggtaatattgaaaattataattatttccCACTTAAACAATTATCTTCTACACCAAATACTAATGATACAACAATTTTAAGATTATTAATACCAAATTCTCAAATGGGGACATTAATTGGATTTAAAGGAATTagaattcaacaattacaaaataattataatatatcaATGATTGCttctaaatcatttttacCTGGTTCAAATGAAAGATTAGTTGAATTACAAGGTAcagttgatgatttatatgATAGTTTAAGAATAATTTCAAGATGTCTTATTGAagatttttcttcaattgttgGTACTACTTATTATGTTCCTCGTGGGAATACCTATAGTCATAGTCAtaaccacaaccacaaccacaacaataatagtaCTGGTGTTGGTGCTGGTAgtggtgttggtggtggttctGGAGCTGGTAAAACTATAGATACTATATCTTTTCCTAATGATATAGTTGGAGCATTAATAGGGAAAAGAGGTAGTCGTATTGATGGAGTTAGAAAAGTTAGTGGAGCTATGATTGCTATTagtgaaattattgaaggTGAAAATGAACGAATTTTCACTATTACAGGATCATCTCATTCAGTAGAAAAAGCTAAAcaaatgatttatcaaaattttaaaagagaagaagaaagaagaagaaatgaagaattatcaaaaaaagaataa
- a CDS encoding 1,4-alpha-glucan-branching enzyme, putative (Similar to S. cerevisiae GLC3;~In S. cerevisiae: glycogen branching enzyme, involved in glycogen accumulation) codes for MSKSLIQGVLDLDPWLEPFSQSLINRQIEFQNWHKKLIESEGSLIEFANSYQKYGLHTLSNGKIQIIQYIPNVEQVSIVGDFNNWNKDNHKLNKLNEFGTWELTLESNTIPINSKYKIAMQTKTGEWIYRLDPWVHRATFNKQQALYEGHFWEDNYKFKNPRPSSSSSTTTKEGGIKIYEAHIGISTPEPTIGSYKNFTENILPIIHDLGYNTIQLMAIMEHAYYASFGYQVTSFFAISSRYGTPDELKELIDTAHGMGIQVLLDIVHSHSSKNVDDGLNMFNGTDHYLFHGGNKGNHDLWDSRLFNYTNYETLRFLLSNLKYYIDVFQFDGFRFDGVTSMLYKHHGLSVGFSGGYHEYFGDGVDNEALIYLMLAHQLMKEISTKEGFSLTSIAEDVSGMPTLCRPISDGGIGFDYRLSMAIPDMWIKILKHLTDEQWDIGNIVHTLTNRRYGEKVIAYCESHDQALVGDKTLAFWLMDKEMYTNMSVLSPLTPIIDRGLALHKLIRLVTYALGGDGYLNFEGNEFGHPEWLDFPRQGNGESYHYARRQFNLINDDLLRYKYLYQFDKKMLQLKITNKKEYISLKHEIDKILIFEKDQSIYIFNFNPTQSFVDYKIGVELPGTYKIILDSDAKELGGHGRLDHNTKYFTFNEPWNNRSNSLLVYIPTRTAIVLERIE; via the coding sequence atgtcaaaatcattaattcaAGGTGTATTAGATTTAGATCCTTGGTTAGAACCATTTTCtcaatcattaattaatcgacaaattgaatttcaaaattggcataaaaaattaattgaatcagaaggttcattaattgaatttgctAATAGTTATCAAAAATATGGATTACATACTTTATCTAATGggaaaattcaaattattcaatataTTCCTAATGTTGAACaagtttcaattgttggagattttaataattggaataaagataatcataaattaaacaaattaaatgaatttggtACTTGGGAATTAACTCTTGAATCAAATACTATTCCTATTAATagtaaatataaaattgcTATGCAAACTAAAACAGGTGAATGGATTTATCGTTTAGATCCTTGGGTTCATAGAGCTACAtttaataaacaacaagCATTATATGAAGGTCATTTTTGGGAagataattataaatttaaaaatcctcgtccttcttcttcttcttccaccaccaccaaagaAGGTGGTATTAAAATTTATGAAGCTCATATTGGAATTTCTACACCAGAACCAACAATTGGTAGTTATAAAAATTTCACGGAAAATATTTTACCAATAATTCATGATCTTGGTTATAATACTATTCAATTAATGGCAATTATGGAACATGCTTATTATGCATCATTTGGTTATCAAGTAACAAGTTTTTTCGCCATTTCTTCTCGTTATGGTACTCCtgatgaattaaaagaattaattgatactGCTCATGGAATGGGTATTCAAGTATTATTAGATATTGTTCATTCTCATAGTTCTaaaaatgttgatgatggATTAAATATGTTTAATGGTACTgatcattatttatttcatgGTGGTAATAAAGGTAATCATGATTTATGGGATTCTCgtttatttaattatacAAATTATGAAACTTTAagatttttattatcaaatttaaaatattatattgatgTTTTCCAATTTGATGGATTTAGATTTGATGGAGTTACTAGTATGCTTTATAAACATCATGGTTTATCAGTTGGATTTAGTGGAGGTTATCATGAATATTTTGGTGATGGAGTAGATAATGAAGCATTAATTTATCTTATGTTAGctcatcaattaatgaaagaaatttcTACAAAAGAAGGGTTTTCATTAACTTCAATTGCCGAAGATGTTTCTGGTATGCCTACTTTATGTCGTCCAATATCTGATGGAGGAATTGGTTTTGATTATAGATTATCAATGGCTATCCCTGATATGTGgattaaaattttaaaacattTAACTGATGAACAATGGGATATTGGTAATATTGTTCATACTTTAACTAATAGAAGATATGGAGAAAAAGTCATTGCTTATTGTGAATCTCATGATCAAGCTTTAGTTGGTGATAAAACTTTAGCATTTTGGTTAATGGATAAAGAAATGTATACTAATATGTCAGTATTATCTCCTTTAACACCAATTATTGATAGAGGTCTTGCTCTTCATAAATTAATTAGATTAGTCACTTATGCTCTTGGTGGTGATGGATATCTTAATTTTGAAGGTAATGAATTTGGTCATCCTGAATGGTTAGATTTCCCTCGTCAAGGTAATGGAGAATCTTATCATTATGCTCGTcgtcaattcaatttaattaatgatgatcTTCTTCgttataaatatttatatcaatttgataaaaaaatgttacaattaaaaatcactaataaaaaagaatatatttctttaaaacatgaaattgataaaattttaatatttgaaaaagatcaatcaatttatatttttaattttaatccTACTCAAtcatttgttgattataaaattgGTGTTGAATTACCTGGGACttataaaattattttagATTCTGATGCAAAAGAATTAGGTGGTCATGGTAGACTTGATCATAATACTAAATATTTCACATTTAATGAACCTTGGAATAATAGAAGTAATTCCCTTTTAGTTTATATTCCAACTAGAACTGCCATTGTTTtagaaagaattgaataa